In the genome of Hymenobacter volaticus, the window TTGGTGGAATACGCTACGACCATCGCAGCGCTACCTGCTATACGACTCGCCTAGAAGCCTTAGCTGCCTGGAAAACACGTAAATCATATCCGTAGAATCACAAAATACCGGGTACATCTACCTACGTATATCCGCCTATTCGCTCGCGGCCTGCCCTAACTTGCCGCTTATCCCGGCTCTGCTGGTTCGCAGTCACTGACTTTTTTCTACGACGAGAAACGAGTGTTCCCTGTAAGCGTACGGGCCGCTGTTGACAGCGCAATTCCTCTTACCGGATTTGTGTTCTGTTGTGTCGTAGCAATGCGGCTGCTCGCCGGGGAAAAGCCTGCTTACGGCGCAAAAGGAACCACCTTTTTAGCCCCTAGCAAAGACCAGGTTCCGTCTTAGGATTGGGCAATGCGGCTCCGACTCGCTTGTCCACCCTTGCGGCCCGCCGCCCAGGCTTCTTCTTTCGTCCACTGGTGGCCGCGGCCACTCTGATCAGAGGCTTTCCCGCCTTCGCTCGCAATCCGGCGCTGCGTGGTCGCATCCATGGAAGCAAAGCCACGGGGGCGTTTGGTTGGGGTCGTGTTGTTGTTAGGGATAGCAGGAGTTGTCGCCATGATCAGGAAGGAATGAAGGAGTAGCAGTAGGGCCTCATCTAGCCCTGCTGCTCTCTCTGACGCGCTGCCCAAACTAGTAGCTAGGTTGCGACCCGTAATTATAGGATTATAGCAGTGCAATACCGTGCTTACCGAAGGCGCTACGCGCTATACAGACGGTAGTAGCGGCAACGAGCCCCTCGGTTGCGGACGCCGACTGACTGGCACTGCGTGAACAAAACGGCTCCCTCGCGCAGCGATCAGCACGAGGCGTCGTACAAGTGCGGCCTGCGGATAATGCGTACTACATTTCAGTAGTTGATTGTCAGGCAAATGGGGTATAAACCCGGACGTGAGGCATACTGGCTTGACCGACCTTTGAAGCGTTGTTTCTTTCTTCGTTTCCTAGCGCTTTTTCCATGGTCGTTTATCACGAAGCTCTGCCAACCGGCTACTTGCTGGTCCTGGCGCCCGATGCGGGTGCTACTACCGAAACCGAACTGGCTGATCACCTGACGCAGGCCAGTCGTAGCGGCCGACCCACCGTGTGGGTGGATTGTCGCCTGCTCGATACGCTTTCCCCACGGCGGTGTGGCTGCTGTGGTCGTGTCAGCTACGGCTGCGTCGGCGAGGTATTCCTATGGTCCTGTGCCGAGCTACAGCACGCGTGCAGCAAGTGCTGCAGCAGACGCTGGCCAGCGTCTGCTCTGGGCTCCCCCAAGCCCAATCGCTTGACGAGGCCGTGGCCTTCACGGCTGCCATAAGCCGCCGCCTATGAGGTCTGCTGCTTTGCCCGCTACCATCTCCCTGGAGTGCTTTCGCGCCTGGCCCTTGCCCCAACAAGCGGCTTTACTGTTTGCCGAAGGCACGCTGCTGGCCTACCGTTGGGAAACTCACCGCGCGGTGGGGCTTTACCAGCTCGCCGATTTCTTTTGTGAACTTTCTTACGACACGACGACGTACGCGTTACGTGGTACGCGAGCTTTTACACACTTAACGGACTTCGTTTGACCGAGTGGGGCCACAGCTTCTTGATAAACGTTAGAAGAGTGGACGCTTCTCGACGAGCAATTCGGTGAAAGAGAAAGAGCTGGCAAAAAAATGAACCTCCCATTTACTTACTAAGCCCTGCACCCCAAGCTAGAGAAAAAGCTAAACGAACGTGTCCGTGTTCAAGCAGCCTGCGTGAATGGCCCCGTAGAGTGCAGCAGGCGTGATACAGCTTGGGGTATAATAGAGCTAGCATACTTTAATACTTTAGGCCACTGTTGCTATGCTAATAAATAGCACTGCATTCCTTGCCACCTAGGTGTAAGGGGTGTAAGTATAGTAGCTTCACTTCGATCTAGCGCGGGAAAAATCTATTTCACCTAACGGCCGTGCACCTTTTTATTGCTGCTGTTGCTCTTGGTGTTGAAGTAACAGGTCTATGTAGCGGCGGTACGAGTTTATGGGCATCTCCCGGTCCGGCACCTCGTAGGTGGGCGCCGGGGCTAGGGCAGGCGTTGCGGGCTGGTTGGGAGTGCGGCTTTCAATCTGCACCGATACCTCCAGTCGATGCGTGCTGATGCCTTTGTAAGTGCCCTTGACGGGCGTGCAGTCCCGGAAGTTGCGGCCGAGGGCAACGCGGATGTGTCCGTCATTGACGATGCAGTTGTTGGTGGGATCGAGGCCCAGCCAACCGTAAAACGGAATATAGGCTTCCACCCAAGCATGCGTGGCACCGTAGCCGCGCACACCTTCTACCTGCGGACATACGTAGCCACTCACGTAGCGAGCCGGAATGCCAGCGAGCCGTAGCAACGCCAGCAGCAGGTGGGCAAAGTCTTGGCAAACTCCCGTTTTCAATTGCCAGATTTCCTTTACCGGAGTTTCCACATTGGTCACGCCCTGGCGGTACTCGACGTTGTCGTACACGTATTCTGAGAGCACCAGCGCGTTTTTCAGCGGCTTGTCCGCGTAGTTGACCAGCTGGTGCACCGTAGCAACTAGATCGGTTTCCAGTTTGGCTTCTTCGGGGTTCAGGAAGTCAATAAACGCCGGGTCGAACTGCCGCCGCTGCAAGTCTTGCCATTGCAGATCCCCTGCCGCCTCGTCCATCGGAAATAGGATAGGGTGCGTGGTGACGTCGGCCGTAGATTCTACTACGAGCACCGTGTGCGGCTGTAATACGGTGAAGACGCCCACAGTGTTGCCGTAGCAATCCAAGTAGGTGTCCAAACCAATACGTTGCTTGCTGCCAGAATCATTGGACACGCAGACTTCGTGCCGGGCTACGTCTAGGCGCTCATCCGCTAACGGGTACAGCATCACCTGGTTGGCACAGTCGATTACTTCGGCGGCGTAGGTGTAGCGGGTGGTGTGTTTGAGGGTGTAAGAGGGCATGCGCGTGCGGTTAGCTTCTTCCAAAATAGGTTTTACTCAGGGCCACCGCCAGGTCGGTTAGCTCCTTGCGGAGGTGCAGCAACAACCCGTCGAGATTGTCAGGCTTGCTGGCCGACACGCTGCTGTACTTCACGTGGCTGGCCAGCCGGCCAATCATCACACCGAGCTGTTCGTGCCTTTCCAGTAAGCTGTCGGCTTTTAGCCGCTCGAAGTACCAACTCAACCGGTTCAAGCACGAATCCAAGGAATTGGCAAAGTGCGGGTTATGCAGCACGAAATGCAGTACATTGTCGGGGTTGAAGTCGCCACGGTACGTTTTTAAATACAGCTCCTGCCCCGACAACGAGTGCAATAGGTAGCGCAGCTGCGGGATTTCATCCGGCGTGGGCAGTTGAGCGGCTACGCTCGGCCACTGCGTACGCACAATGTCAGTGGTTTGCAGGGCCCGTTCCAGCAGGCGGCCTAGGTTCAGATAACCGTAGCTTTCGTCGCGGGGCATTGTGGTTTGCACCGTACCTACGAAAACCAACCCGTGGCGCAGTAACCCATCGATACTGGAGAGCGGATCGCTGTAGCAAATTTGCTGCACCAGTTCGGGCTCCCGAATCGCGTGGTAGAAGCTGTTCAGGCACTGCCATACCTCCGGCGACGTGTGGTTCTGCACCGCCCGGGCATTCTCACGGGCTTGGTAGACGTTGTTATAGGCTGATGCAGAGTTGTTTTTAGCCAATATCAGGTGTTCCAGCACCCGAGAGGTGTCTCGTTCCAAGCCCGTTATCTCTTCCGGATTCAGGCTGCCGCCGAAGCAATACAGCAACGGGCGCCAGCTAAAATCGTGGGGGTTGTCCTGGGACGCCTGGTAGTGAATGCGGATGACTTGCAGCATGGCATGGGTGCGTTCCATGTAACGGGCCAACCAATAGAGAGTGTCTGCAACGCGACTCAGCATGCGGGAAGAGAAAGAAGAAAGAATAATAAATGGTGACGATACTTAAGCGGGTTGTTAGCGCGTTAAGGCGCAGTAGTACCAGTAGGCCGATGCGAGTGCAGGTCAGAGTTGCTGGGTTCAGTCGTGCTCTGGCCCGAGCACCCAGGTGTCTTTGCTACCCCCACCCTGCGAGGAGTTGACCACCAACGAGCCTTCTTGCAGCGCGACCCGAGTAAGGCCGCCGGGCACAATATCGATGCCCCGGGGCCCATACAGTGCGTAGGGCCGCAGGTCAACGCGGCGGGGCTGTAGCACCCCATTGAGGTAGCAGGGCGTGGAAGACAGGCTGATGATGGGTTGGGCAATAAAGCTGCGCGGGTCGGCCGTAATAGCTTCCCGGAAATCTTGCATCTGCTCTTCAGTAGCACTGCTGCCAATGAGCATGCCGTACCCCCCCGACTCATTGGTGCGCTTGATGACCATGCGCTCCATGTTGCTGAACACGTGCTGGCGCTGCTCCGGGTCGCTCATCTGGTAGGTAGGTACCGTTTTCAGAATCGGTTCCTCGTTGAGATAGTAGCGGATCATGGCTGGTACGTAAGCGTACACGGCCTTGTCGTCGGCCACCCCGTTGCCCATGGCATTGACGATGGCCACGTTGCCCTTCCGGTACGCGGCAAAGAGGCCGGGTACGCCCAAAGCACTGTCGGGCCGGAACACCAAGGGGTCGAGGAATTCGTCGTCGACGCGGCGGTAAATCACGTCTACCTGCTTGAGGCCCTGGGTGGACTTCATGAACACGTGGTGGTTGTGCACCACCAAGTCGCCGCCTTCCACCAGATCAATGCCCATCAGGCGGGCCAGGGTGGCGTGCTCGTAATATGCCGAGTTGTAGATGCCCGGCGACAAGAGCACCACCGTCGGGTCGTTGAGGTGCCGGTTGCCGAGGTCTTGCAAGTTACGCAGCAGCAGGGCGGGGTACTTGCGCACGGGCTGCACGTTGTTTTTGGGTAGCAAGTCAGGAAAGATACGCGAGGTGATCAGGCGGTTTTCCAGCATATACGACACCCCCGAAGGCGTGCGCAGATTGTCTTCCAGCACGTAAAACTCGCCATCATGGTCTCGAATGAGGTCCACACCCGCCACGTGCGTGTAGATATCGTGGGGCACATTCACGTTGATCATCTCGCGCAGAAACTGCGGGCACGAGTACACTAGCGCAGCCGGAATAATACCATCCTTGAGGATAAACTGCTGGTGGTAGATATCCTTGAGAAATAGGTTGAGCGCCTTCAGCCGCTGCTTGATACCGGCTTCAATGTGCAGCCACTC includes:
- a CDS encoding transglutaminase family protein, with product MPSYTLKHTTRYTYAAEVIDCANQVMLYPLADERLDVARHEVCVSNDSGSKQRIGLDTYLDCYGNTVGVFTVLQPHTVLVVESTADVTTHPILFPMDEAAGDLQWQDLQRRQFDPAFIDFLNPEEAKLETDLVATVHQLVNYADKPLKNALVLSEYVYDNVEYRQGVTNVETPVKEIWQLKTGVCQDFAHLLLALLRLAGIPARYVSGYVCPQVEGVRGYGATHAWVEAYIPFYGWLGLDPTNNCIVNDGHIRVALGRNFRDCTPVKGTYKGISTHRLEVSVQIESRTPNQPATPALAPAPTYEVPDREMPINSYRRYIDLLLQHQEQQQQ
- a CDS encoding alpha-E domain-containing protein — translated: MLSRVADTLYWLARYMERTHAMLQVIRIHYQASQDNPHDFSWRPLLYCFGGSLNPEEITGLERDTSRVLEHLILAKNNSASAYNNVYQARENARAVQNHTSPEVWQCLNSFYHAIREPELVQQICYSDPLSSIDGLLRHGLVFVGTVQTTMPRDESYGYLNLGRLLERALQTTDIVRTQWPSVAAQLPTPDEIPQLRYLLHSLSGQELYLKTYRGDFNPDNVLHFVLHNPHFANSLDSCLNRLSWYFERLKADSLLERHEQLGVMIGRLASHVKYSSVSASKPDNLDGLLLHLRKELTDLAVALSKTYFGRS
- a CDS encoding circularly permuted type 2 ATP-grasp protein; translated protein: MTNNSLLTAYREQPNIWDEMFHANSIRPEYRHFVAAIEDLPAAEMTRKDELAKKLFMSQGVTFTVYSSGEGIEKIFPFDIIPRIIQHKEWLHIEAGIKQRLKALNLFLKDIYHQQFILKDGIIPAALVYSCPQFLREMINVNVPHDIYTHVAGVDLIRDHDGEFYVLEDNLRTPSGVSYMLENRLITSRIFPDLLPKNNVQPVRKYPALLLRNLQDLGNRHLNDPTVVLLSPGIYNSAYYEHATLARLMGIDLVEGGDLVVHNHHVFMKSTQGLKQVDVIYRRVDDEFLDPLVFRPDSALGVPGLFAAYRKGNVAIVNAMGNGVADDKAVYAYVPAMIRYYLNEEPILKTVPTYQMSDPEQRQHVFSNMERMVIKRTNESGGYGMLIGSSATEEQMQDFREAITADPRSFIAQPIISLSSTPCYLNGVLQPRRVDLRPYALYGPRGIDIVPGGLTRVALQEGSLVVNSSQGGGSKDTWVLGPEHD